In one Diprion similis isolate iyDipSimi1 chromosome 6, iyDipSimi1.1, whole genome shotgun sequence genomic region, the following are encoded:
- the LOC124407515 gene encoding spatacsin isoform X1: MDSVGGIPVECLTGELAGVWSGWRTLGDREVVREASAKGTHINLAIKCLATRRNCPLTEAQAYFYREVDVWVKELLDKQQVFRATHIIKNVGKNPKEYINFICINSRDQKLRDYLVQHLRKINGLQESELKAWQLFNIMNDYKARYLVENDPITNKSIEEIIQMPEDVKTILYTDLYFHTFQAELAENLSSQIVWDYLLMRNKVDLISFWIDINYGAHPSNPPPIDKDLREVLKHLKITGSMIDSIQQSSAANITKEVVLDYLGRYGVFASDEVVSVKHMLTRLLNNKIVPAKFEETLSQPSCNIKNKDLLPKLNIGLYSKSYLEENHMLDVDRKIQRFSVALEPVASSSANVEEFEGCILATIDYISDDAVKYLKANPLVLLSLIFLLYRKKTAQLLECKSALHRILGDTFMNDEGIQFGSALMVPRDVVDSILQCFTHLKRAILGKTVAQDSNMYQLLNGFKNFNTSRGFLWRQRTNQIPTFYNEYLVKRYGHKEKLTYINYLKQGRPNMAVRLLVYDQKKFHRDISSNMKCQASTEAHIFALRNIALPEITSACVSFIETIGVDSENLRLHLTVAKRIRDQLGISAGELLESVVYKNASDLNILSSHLEHCFKQHLKETLEEDTHELIAAIKDWDLNVKFAQTHKTSLPESFLEYLVQRELYFEFLLVGQIFGYPIQQMVRLVKNLSNSNVKGHLLACLDNSNLCNGDSFNFVNRQLKSRDSRQFLYSKIGLRNCSSGSGSPTESGSYASENLMESFMCLSHDDLWMAILKCHYSQDPPGSLLQTARCHRAPFLVVLATCYEPSAIPSYWCSWLVISTNDHSIISDYKDCLDCQIWPANRVLKLLKWLVASGYTKTISKSLEIFMPENPLRLFAEFLTQCVNLGDFESGQEKLHTFKTACTGLVSNMNISWTDTDTSYLKNSYWIILASIKCATIALGHSFPSTASQIEFIKVLYSSDFGADLPDAPDFGRLFTIMEILMDTEVSLNFAYLASFEDPNLLEQELQRCLAQLAQSNNYKVALQLCNAANLDCSAVIIDQWRKEFEKRILEDGKLVTKCWINCSKDFEKYHVSHETAAQFYVEFAEKVVSHKERFEILKLAHEILQGTSVNSNIKHGVEMAMWKSCILADPDTINFDNAPVSLNKLKTELMSGLTDLQVRCELMDPGEKLAAEKLLERFLDTGHLSTALRIAKIFNYKHRDLQILMLCLSLAEGEVSPYELTAQQRLLLLTKPKLKNQWQVAYTGKGLPKVSSTNSQSQKLSEDKIGNTSMEIALDVANSIPEKLVKIDCIFQLERFTEILSHGITAGRKVLLCYRLAAHLGKSYQNLLTLTDPIAFLEEIVAGECDYKLEVIKDIVAAYNVNNHQLAEFLSGKIESTIVRHIEGGHVDQQMTMWGYPLDGNFQIITELCSEPSLLGSKLLHTTTRLLGRFYGENRDANTLKVIVELLIKSHDCFTAACNMEGIASILRKSQQLANSLQNLKQWGLLVRLLTGVGRFTEMNYILQIIKENEQFEFLLTGRGLEKIPGLKTALLDFLKRNCPENEDLFKLVAHHFCLYSEIALIWEQEAKEAIKKVLINARVECRNQGNLNPGDIRLTKNDTTEKQLHLAMINYTHATEYYLQDQRRYENPLFDIKRRLYSGFQTHQQDSKLSLAYQCCHLAELMALQISFLNSVHQNQQVLCVLNLGSAEIDKMICNDLNFSQANILIRAYNHPVDWGSVLYAQCITRTNTKYLKDFMTTNELTTAIVKDSVKRYQLEKYITKEMVENMQQLISMLKDVECKYSLASQLGFKNVIETILGDAAISAYLKDTVWRKGYTTTAFE; the protein is encoded by the exons ATGGATTCTGTGGGTGGTATTCCGGTCGAGTGTTTGACGGGTGAATTGGCAGGTGTTTGGTCTGGTTGGCGAACACTAGGTGACCGCGAGGTAGTTAGAGAAGCATCGGCAAAAGGGACACACATTAATTTGGCCATAAAATGTCTTGCGACGAGGAGAAATTGCCCACTTACAGAGGCACAAGCTTATTTTTATCGCGAGGTCGACGTTTGGGTGAAGGAGCTGCTTGACAAACAGCAAGTCTTCAGAGCCACccatataataaaaaatgtg GGTAAAAATCCCAAGGAATATATCAACTTCATTTGCATCAATAGTAGAGATCAGAAACTGCGTGATTACTTGGTACAACATTTGAGGAAAATAAATGGGCTCCAGGAATCGGAATTAAAAGCATGGCAGCTTTTTAACATCATGAATGACTATAAGGCCAGATATTT GGTGGAAAATGACCCTATCACCAATAAGTCAATTGAAGAGATAATCCAGATGCCAGAAGATGTAAAAACAATCTTATACACGGATTTATACTTTCATACATTCCAAGCAGAATTAGCAGAGAATTTATCGAGCCAAATTGTTTGGGATTATCTATTAATGAGGAATAAAGTTGACCTGATTTCATTCTGGATCGACATTAACTATGGAGCCCATCCATCGAATCCTCCACCTATAGACAAAGATCTGCGTGAAGTATTGaagcatttgaaaattactgGCAGCATGATAGACTCCATTCAGCAGTCAAGCGCTGCCAATATCACCAAAGAAGTAGTCCTAGATTACTTGGGAAG ATATGGAGTGTTTGCATCCGACGAAGTTGTTAGTGTTAAACACATGCTGACTAGATTATTGAACAATAAAATAGTTCCTGCAAAATTCGAGGAGACACTCAGTCAACCTAGctgtaatataaaaaacaagGATTTACTGCCCAAGTTGAACATTGGACTCTATTCAAAATCTTATTTGGAGGAGAACCACATGCTCGATGTTGACAGGAAAATACAGAGGTTTTCTGTTGCCCTGGAACCTGTTGCATCCAGCTCTGCGAATGTTGAAGAGTTTGAGGGATGCATTTTGGCTACGATTGATTACATTTCTGATGACGctgttaaatatttgaagGCAAATCCTTTGGTTCTTTTGAGTCTGATATTCTTACTGTACCGAAAGAAAACTGCACAGCTTCTCGAGTGTAAGAGTGCTCTCCATCGAATTCTGGGTGATACATTTATGAATGACGAAGGTATTCAATTCGGTAGTGCTCTTATGGTTCCTAGAGATGTTGTGGACAGCATTTTGCAGTGCTTTACACACCTTAAAAGAGCTATTCTGGGGAAAACCGTTGCACAAGATTCAAACATGTACCAACTTTTGAACGGATTCAAGAACTTTAATACTTCGCGAGGCTTTCTCTGGAGGCAAAGAACTAACCAAATACCAACGTTTTATAATGAGTACCTGGTCAAAAGATATGGACATAAAGAGAAGCTGACTTATATCAATTATCTAAAGCAAGGACGACCGAACATGGCTGTGCGACTTCTCGTTTATGAccaaaagaaatttcaccgTGACATATCTTCGAATAT GAAATGTCAGGCATCAACCGAAGCTCACATTTTTGCTCTGCGGAATATTGCCTTACCAGAAATTACGTCAGCTTGCGTCTCATTCATTGAAACAATCGGCGTCGATTCGGAAAATCTACGGCTGCATCTCACTGTCGCTAAACGCATTCGGGATCAACTTGGAATATCTGCTG GTGAACTACTAGAGTCAGTTGTCTACAAGAATGCATCAGATTTGAACATTTTATCATCACACCTGGAACATTGCTTCAAGCAGCATCTAAAAGAAACTCTCGAAGAAGATACGCATGAACTGATTGCTGCGATCAAGGATTGGGACTTGAACGTTAAGTTTGCTCAAACTCATAAAACTTCGCTGCCGGAATCGTTTCTTGAATATTTAGTCCAGCGAGAGTTATACTTCGAATTTCTTCTTGTCGGACAGATATTTGGTTACCCTATACAGCAG ATGGTCAGACTCgtcaaaaatttgtcaaactcTAACGTCAAGGGTCACCTGCTGGCATGTCTCGATAACTCAAATCTGTGCAATGGAGACTCATTCAATTTCGTGAATCGTCAATTGAAAAGTCGCGATTCAAGGCAATTCTTGTACTCAAAAATCGGTCTGAGAAATTGC AGTTCTGGCAGCGGAAGTCCAACAGAGTCTGGATCTTATGCTTCTGAGAATTTGATGGAGAGCTTCATGTGTTTATCCCATGATGATCTGTGGATGGCGATCCTCAAATGCCACTATAGTCAAGATCCACCTGGATCATTGTTGCAGACAGCACGCTGCCATAGAGCACCGTTTTTGGTTGTTCTGGCAACTTGTTATGAG CCATCAGCGATTCCATCGTACTGGTGTTCCTGGCTTGTAATATCGACTAACGACCACTCCATCATTAGCGATTACAAAGATTGCCTAGATTGCCAAATTTGGCCTGCCAATAGGGTGCTGAAGTTGTTGAAATGGCTAGTTGCTTCTGGTTACACCAAAACTATCAGCAAAAGCTTAGAAATATTCATGCCG GAAAATCCACTGCGTCTTTTTGCCGAGTTTTTGACGCAGTGCGTTAATCTAGGGGACTTTGAATCTGGTCAGGAAAAGTTGCACACGTTCAAGACTGCTTGCACTGGTCTTGTGAGCAACATGAACATCAGTTGGACAGACACAGATACATCCTATTTAAAGAATTCGTACTGGATAATTCTTGCTAGTATTAAGTGTGCCACGATCGCTCTGGGTCATAGTTTTCCCAGCACTGCTTCGCAGATAGAGTTTATCAAAGTATTGTACTCGTCTGACTTCGGTGCTGATCTGCCAG ATGCCCCAGACTTTGGACGGCTGTTCACAATCATGGAGATTCTTATGGATACTGAAGTTAGCTTGAACTTTGCATACCTAGCTTCTTTCGAAGATCCGAACTTGCTTGAGCAGGAGTTACAAAGGTGCTTAGCTCAGTTAGCACAGAGCAACAATTATAAGGTTGCTCTGCAACTTTGCAATGCAGCGAATCTTGATTGTTCGGCCGTAATAATAGATCAA TGGCGGAAGGAATTTGAAAAGAGAATCCTCGAGGATGGAAAGTTGGTAACAAAGTGCTGGATCAATTGCTCCaaggactttgaaaagtaccATGTCAGTCATGAAACTGCTGCTCAATTTTACGTCGAATTTGCCGAGAAAGTTGTCTCCCACAAAGAAAG ATTTGAGATACTAAAGCTAGCTCATGAAATTCTGCAAGGAACTTCTGTAAATTCGAATATCAAACATGGCGTTGAAATGGCGATGTGGAAGTCGTGCATTTTGGCTGATCCTGATACCATCAATTTCGACAATGCGCCAGTTTCGCTGAATAAGTTGAAAACTGAACTTATGTCTGGCCTGACGGACCTTCAAGTCCGTTGTGAACTGATGGATCCTGGTGAAAAGTTAGCTGCAGAAAAATTGCTCGAGCGATTTCTTGATACTGGACATTTGAGCACAGCCCTAAGAATAGCCAAGATTTTTAACTATAAACATAGG gatttgcaaattttgatGCTGTGTCTCAGCTTAGCCGAAGGAGAGGTCAGTCCTTATGAGTTAACGGCACAGCAACGATTATTGCTGTTGACAAAACCAAAACTCAAGAACCAGTGGCAAGTTGCATACACCGGCAAAGGATTGCCCAAAGTGTCATCAACGAATTCAC AGAGCCAAAAGCTTTCGGAGGACAAGATTGGCAATACTTCAATGGAGATTGCATTAGATGTGGCGAATTCTATCCCGGAAAAGCTAGTCAAGATAGACTGCATATTTCAGCTTGAAAGATTTACTGAAATTCTCTCCCATGGTATTACCGCTGGACGAAAAGTTCTATTATGCTATAGGCTGGCGGCTCATCTGGGAAAAAGTTATCAGAATCTCTTAACTTTGACTGACCCGATTGCATTTCTTGAGGAAATAGTTGCTGGTGAATGTGATTACAAGCTCGAAGTGATCAAGGATATTGTGGCTGCTTATAACGTCAATAATCATCAATTAGCTGAGTTTTTATCTGGAAAAATCGAGAGCACGATTGTCAGGCACATCGAAg GAGGACACGTCGACCAGCAGATGACCATGTGGGGATATCCTTTGGAtgggaattttcaaataattaccgAATTATGCAGTGAGCCCTCCTTACTCGGTTCAAAGCTGCTTCACACTACTACCAGGCTGCTGGGACGTTTTTATGGAGAGAATCGTGATG CGAATACCCTCAAAGTGATTGTTGAGCTTCTGATAAAGTCTCATGACTGTTTTACCGCGGCCTGTAACATGGAGGGAATAGCATCGATTCTTAGGAAATCTCAGCAGTTAGCCAACTCCCTACAGAATCTTAAGCAATGGGGTTTACTG GTACGGCTTTTGACAGGCGTTGGTCGCTTTACTGAGATGAACTACATCCTGCAGATAATAAAAGAGAATGAGCAGTTTGAGTTCTTGTTGACTGGAAGAGGTCTTGAGAAA ATTCCGGGACTAAAAACGGCCCTTTTAGATTTCTTGAAGCGTAATTGCCCGGAGAACGAGGATCTGTTTAAACTCGTCGCGCACCACTTTTGTCTCTATTCTGAAATTGCCCTAATATGGGAACAAGAAGCAAAGGAAGCGATTAAGAAGGTCCTGATAAATGCAAGGGTCGAATGTAGAAATCAGGGAAATCTGAACCCTGGAGATATTAGACTAACAAAAAATGACACAACGGAAAAACAGCTGCATCTCGCGATGATCAACTACACCCATGCGACAGAATACTATTTGCAg GACCAGCGTAGGTACGAGAACCCGCTATTTGACATCAAACGACGGTTATACTCAGGGTTTCAAACCCACCAA CAGGACAGTAAGCTTTCGCTTGCGTACCAGTGTTGTCATCTTGCTGAGTTAATGGCACTCCAAATATCCTTTCTTAACTCTGTGCATCAGAATCAGCAAGTTCTTTGTGTACTGAATTTGGGGAGCGCTGAAATTGACAAGATGATCTGcaatgatttaaatttttcacaagcCAACATTCTTATTCGAGCCTATAATCATCCAGTCGACTGGGGAAGCGTACTATATGCTCAATGCATAACGCGAACCAACACAAAGTATCTGAAAGACTTCATGACAACCAACGAGCTCACCACCGCCATTGTCAAAGATTCCGTTAAAAG GTATCAGTTGGAGAAATATATAACCAAGGAAATGGTAGAGAACATGCAACAGCTAATATCCATGTTGAAAGATGTGGAGTGCAAATATAGTCTAGCTAGTCAGCTGGGATTTAAAAATGTGATAGAAACTATACTGGGAGATGCCGCGATAAGTGCTTATCTGAAAGACACAGTATGGAGGAAGGGATACACGACCACAGCCTTTGAGTAG
- the LOC124407515 gene encoding spatacsin isoform X4, protein MLDVDRKIQRFSVALEPVASSSANVEEFEGCILATIDYISDDAVKYLKANPLVLLSLIFLLYRKKTAQLLECKSALHRILGDTFMNDEGIQFGSALMVPRDVVDSILQCFTHLKRAILGKTVAQDSNMYQLLNGFKNFNTSRGFLWRQRTNQIPTFYNEYLVKRYGHKEKLTYINYLKQGRPNMAVRLLVYDQKKFHRDISSNMKCQASTEAHIFALRNIALPEITSACVSFIETIGVDSENLRLHLTVAKRIRDQLGISAGELLESVVYKNASDLNILSSHLEHCFKQHLKETLEEDTHELIAAIKDWDLNVKFAQTHKTSLPESFLEYLVQRELYFEFLLVGQIFGYPIQQMVRLVKNLSNSNVKGHLLACLDNSNLCNGDSFNFVNRQLKSRDSRQFLYSKIGLRNCSSGSGSPTESGSYASENLMESFMCLSHDDLWMAILKCHYSQDPPGSLLQTARCHRAPFLVVLATCYEPSAIPSYWCSWLVISTNDHSIISDYKDCLDCQIWPANRVLKLLKWLVASGYTKTISKSLEIFMPENPLRLFAEFLTQCVNLGDFESGQEKLHTFKTACTGLVSNMNISWTDTDTSYLKNSYWIILASIKCATIALGHSFPSTASQIEFIKVLYSSDFGADLPDAPDFGRLFTIMEILMDTEVSLNFAYLASFEDPNLLEQELQRCLAQLAQSNNYKVALQLCNAANLDCSAVIIDQWRKEFEKRILEDGKLVTKCWINCSKDFEKYHVSHETAAQFYVEFAEKVVSHKERFEILKLAHEILQGTSVNSNIKHGVEMAMWKSCILADPDTINFDNAPVSLNKLKTELMSGLTDLQVRCELMDPGEKLAAEKLLERFLDTGHLSTALRIAKIFNYKHRDLQILMLCLSLAEGEVSPYELTAQQRLLLLTKPKLKNQWQVAYTGKGLPKVSSTNSQSQKLSEDKIGNTSMEIALDVANSIPEKLVKIDCIFQLERFTEILSHGITAGRKVLLCYRLAAHLGKSYQNLLTLTDPIAFLEEIVAGECDYKLEVIKDIVAAYNVNNHQLAEFLSGKIESTIVRHIEGGHVDQQMTMWGYPLDGNFQIITELCSEPSLLGSKLLHTTTRLLGRFYGENRDANTLKVIVELLIKSHDCFTAACNMEGIASILRKSQQLANSLQNLKQWGLLVRLLTGVGRFTEMNYILQIIKENEQFEFLLTGRGLEKIPGLKTALLDFLKRNCPENEDLFKLVAHHFCLYSEIALIWEQEAKEAIKKVLINARVECRNQGNLNPGDIRLTKNDTTEKQLHLAMINYTHATEYYLQDQRRYENPLFDIKRRLYSGFQTHQQDSKLSLAYQCCHLAELMALQISFLNSVHQNQQVLCVLNLGSAEIDKMICNDLNFSQANILIRAYNHPVDWGSVLYAQCITRTNTKYLKDFMTTNELTTAIVKDSVKRYQLEKYITKEMVENMQQLISMLKDVECKYSLASQLGFKNVIETILGDAAISAYLKDTVWRKGYTTTAFE, encoded by the exons ATGCTCGATGTTGACAGGAAAATACAGAGGTTTTCTGTTGCCCTGGAACCTGTTGCATCCAGCTCTGCGAATGTTGAAGAGTTTGAGGGATGCATTTTGGCTACGATTGATTACATTTCTGATGACGctgttaaatatttgaagGCAAATCCTTTGGTTCTTTTGAGTCTGATATTCTTACTGTACCGAAAGAAAACTGCACAGCTTCTCGAGTGTAAGAGTGCTCTCCATCGAATTCTGGGTGATACATTTATGAATGACGAAGGTATTCAATTCGGTAGTGCTCTTATGGTTCCTAGAGATGTTGTGGACAGCATTTTGCAGTGCTTTACACACCTTAAAAGAGCTATTCTGGGGAAAACCGTTGCACAAGATTCAAACATGTACCAACTTTTGAACGGATTCAAGAACTTTAATACTTCGCGAGGCTTTCTCTGGAGGCAAAGAACTAACCAAATACCAACGTTTTATAATGAGTACCTGGTCAAAAGATATGGACATAAAGAGAAGCTGACTTATATCAATTATCTAAAGCAAGGACGACCGAACATGGCTGTGCGACTTCTCGTTTATGAccaaaagaaatttcaccgTGACATATCTTCGAATAT GAAATGTCAGGCATCAACCGAAGCTCACATTTTTGCTCTGCGGAATATTGCCTTACCAGAAATTACGTCAGCTTGCGTCTCATTCATTGAAACAATCGGCGTCGATTCGGAAAATCTACGGCTGCATCTCACTGTCGCTAAACGCATTCGGGATCAACTTGGAATATCTGCTG GTGAACTACTAGAGTCAGTTGTCTACAAGAATGCATCAGATTTGAACATTTTATCATCACACCTGGAACATTGCTTCAAGCAGCATCTAAAAGAAACTCTCGAAGAAGATACGCATGAACTGATTGCTGCGATCAAGGATTGGGACTTGAACGTTAAGTTTGCTCAAACTCATAAAACTTCGCTGCCGGAATCGTTTCTTGAATATTTAGTCCAGCGAGAGTTATACTTCGAATTTCTTCTTGTCGGACAGATATTTGGTTACCCTATACAGCAG ATGGTCAGACTCgtcaaaaatttgtcaaactcTAACGTCAAGGGTCACCTGCTGGCATGTCTCGATAACTCAAATCTGTGCAATGGAGACTCATTCAATTTCGTGAATCGTCAATTGAAAAGTCGCGATTCAAGGCAATTCTTGTACTCAAAAATCGGTCTGAGAAATTGC AGTTCTGGCAGCGGAAGTCCAACAGAGTCTGGATCTTATGCTTCTGAGAATTTGATGGAGAGCTTCATGTGTTTATCCCATGATGATCTGTGGATGGCGATCCTCAAATGCCACTATAGTCAAGATCCACCTGGATCATTGTTGCAGACAGCACGCTGCCATAGAGCACCGTTTTTGGTTGTTCTGGCAACTTGTTATGAG CCATCAGCGATTCCATCGTACTGGTGTTCCTGGCTTGTAATATCGACTAACGACCACTCCATCATTAGCGATTACAAAGATTGCCTAGATTGCCAAATTTGGCCTGCCAATAGGGTGCTGAAGTTGTTGAAATGGCTAGTTGCTTCTGGTTACACCAAAACTATCAGCAAAAGCTTAGAAATATTCATGCCG GAAAATCCACTGCGTCTTTTTGCCGAGTTTTTGACGCAGTGCGTTAATCTAGGGGACTTTGAATCTGGTCAGGAAAAGTTGCACACGTTCAAGACTGCTTGCACTGGTCTTGTGAGCAACATGAACATCAGTTGGACAGACACAGATACATCCTATTTAAAGAATTCGTACTGGATAATTCTTGCTAGTATTAAGTGTGCCACGATCGCTCTGGGTCATAGTTTTCCCAGCACTGCTTCGCAGATAGAGTTTATCAAAGTATTGTACTCGTCTGACTTCGGTGCTGATCTGCCAG ATGCCCCAGACTTTGGACGGCTGTTCACAATCATGGAGATTCTTATGGATACTGAAGTTAGCTTGAACTTTGCATACCTAGCTTCTTTCGAAGATCCGAACTTGCTTGAGCAGGAGTTACAAAGGTGCTTAGCTCAGTTAGCACAGAGCAACAATTATAAGGTTGCTCTGCAACTTTGCAATGCAGCGAATCTTGATTGTTCGGCCGTAATAATAGATCAA TGGCGGAAGGAATTTGAAAAGAGAATCCTCGAGGATGGAAAGTTGGTAACAAAGTGCTGGATCAATTGCTCCaaggactttgaaaagtaccATGTCAGTCATGAAACTGCTGCTCAATTTTACGTCGAATTTGCCGAGAAAGTTGTCTCCCACAAAGAAAG ATTTGAGATACTAAAGCTAGCTCATGAAATTCTGCAAGGAACTTCTGTAAATTCGAATATCAAACATGGCGTTGAAATGGCGATGTGGAAGTCGTGCATTTTGGCTGATCCTGATACCATCAATTTCGACAATGCGCCAGTTTCGCTGAATAAGTTGAAAACTGAACTTATGTCTGGCCTGACGGACCTTCAAGTCCGTTGTGAACTGATGGATCCTGGTGAAAAGTTAGCTGCAGAAAAATTGCTCGAGCGATTTCTTGATACTGGACATTTGAGCACAGCCCTAAGAATAGCCAAGATTTTTAACTATAAACATAGG gatttgcaaattttgatGCTGTGTCTCAGCTTAGCCGAAGGAGAGGTCAGTCCTTATGAGTTAACGGCACAGCAACGATTATTGCTGTTGACAAAACCAAAACTCAAGAACCAGTGGCAAGTTGCATACACCGGCAAAGGATTGCCCAAAGTGTCATCAACGAATTCAC AGAGCCAAAAGCTTTCGGAGGACAAGATTGGCAATACTTCAATGGAGATTGCATTAGATGTGGCGAATTCTATCCCGGAAAAGCTAGTCAAGATAGACTGCATATTTCAGCTTGAAAGATTTACTGAAATTCTCTCCCATGGTATTACCGCTGGACGAAAAGTTCTATTATGCTATAGGCTGGCGGCTCATCTGGGAAAAAGTTATCAGAATCTCTTAACTTTGACTGACCCGATTGCATTTCTTGAGGAAATAGTTGCTGGTGAATGTGATTACAAGCTCGAAGTGATCAAGGATATTGTGGCTGCTTATAACGTCAATAATCATCAATTAGCTGAGTTTTTATCTGGAAAAATCGAGAGCACGATTGTCAGGCACATCGAAg GAGGACACGTCGACCAGCAGATGACCATGTGGGGATATCCTTTGGAtgggaattttcaaataattaccgAATTATGCAGTGAGCCCTCCTTACTCGGTTCAAAGCTGCTTCACACTACTACCAGGCTGCTGGGACGTTTTTATGGAGAGAATCGTGATG CGAATACCCTCAAAGTGATTGTTGAGCTTCTGATAAAGTCTCATGACTGTTTTACCGCGGCCTGTAACATGGAGGGAATAGCATCGATTCTTAGGAAATCTCAGCAGTTAGCCAACTCCCTACAGAATCTTAAGCAATGGGGTTTACTG GTACGGCTTTTGACAGGCGTTGGTCGCTTTACTGAGATGAACTACATCCTGCAGATAATAAAAGAGAATGAGCAGTTTGAGTTCTTGTTGACTGGAAGAGGTCTTGAGAAA ATTCCGGGACTAAAAACGGCCCTTTTAGATTTCTTGAAGCGTAATTGCCCGGAGAACGAGGATCTGTTTAAACTCGTCGCGCACCACTTTTGTCTCTATTCTGAAATTGCCCTAATATGGGAACAAGAAGCAAAGGAAGCGATTAAGAAGGTCCTGATAAATGCAAGGGTCGAATGTAGAAATCAGGGAAATCTGAACCCTGGAGATATTAGACTAACAAAAAATGACACAACGGAAAAACAGCTGCATCTCGCGATGATCAACTACACCCATGCGACAGAATACTATTTGCAg GACCAGCGTAGGTACGAGAACCCGCTATTTGACATCAAACGACGGTTATACTCAGGGTTTCAAACCCACCAA CAGGACAGTAAGCTTTCGCTTGCGTACCAGTGTTGTCATCTTGCTGAGTTAATGGCACTCCAAATATCCTTTCTTAACTCTGTGCATCAGAATCAGCAAGTTCTTTGTGTACTGAATTTGGGGAGCGCTGAAATTGACAAGATGATCTGcaatgatttaaatttttcacaagcCAACATTCTTATTCGAGCCTATAATCATCCAGTCGACTGGGGAAGCGTACTATATGCTCAATGCATAACGCGAACCAACACAAAGTATCTGAAAGACTTCATGACAACCAACGAGCTCACCACCGCCATTGTCAAAGATTCCGTTAAAAG GTATCAGTTGGAGAAATATATAACCAAGGAAATGGTAGAGAACATGCAACAGCTAATATCCATGTTGAAAGATGTGGAGTGCAAATATAGTCTAGCTAGTCAGCTGGGATTTAAAAATGTGATAGAAACTATACTGGGAGATGCCGCGATAAGTGCTTATCTGAAAGACACAGTATGGAGGAAGGGATACACGACCACAGCCTTTGAGTAG